ATGTGTAGTTTACCATCACCAAGAGGGATGAAAGTCTCTTAAGGGAGTGAGCCGAAGCCTCTACTGGCAACGATATCAGCAAGCCCCTGCGATCGCGAGAGGTGTTTCACTAAAAGGAAAGTTTAAATAACGTATAGACAACTTCCGTTAGTCAGCCTTTGAAGGATTGAGAAGGGGTTTTATTGTCTGAAGGTTTTCGGCATATCATTCGAATCGCGGGCACTGACTTGGATGGGTCGAAGAAATTAGCGTATGGGCTAAGTAAAATCCGTGGGGTAGATGTCAATTTTGCTCTAGCAATTACCAAAGTAATTGGGTTAGATCCGGATATGAGGCTGGGTTTCCTCTCGGATGGGGAAGTTCAGAAAATTGAAGGAGTGCTAAAGGACCCGGTTAGTTATGGAATTCCAGCTTGGATGGTTAATCGTCCTAAAGATCTGGATTCTGGGAAAAATCTTCATCTCACTGGATCCGACCTTGCTCTTAGAACCAAGTCTGATATTGATTTTATGGTGAAGATTCGATGTTGGAAGGGTATTAGACACTCTCTCGGGCTGAAGGTTCGCGGTCAAAGAACTAGAACAACTGGGAGAGGCGGTAGAGCAGTAGGTGTGAAGAAGAAGGGAGTGGTTCCGGCGGCTGCTGAAGGTAGAAAGAGCGAGTAAGGAGGTTGGTAAGATGGGAGACCCAAAACGGCAACGCCGAAAATATGTAACTCCACGATATCCTTGGCAGAAAGATGTACTAGACGCGGAACTTAAACTCCTTGGAGAATACGGGCTTCGTAACAAGCGGGAACTTTGGCGGCATCATACGATGCTTTCCAAATATCGTAAAAATGCGCGAACTATCTTGGCGAAGCCTCCTGAGGAACGCGCAAAACTTGAAAAGGAGCTTCTTACCAAGTTCTACCGGTTAGGTATAGTTTCAGAGACTGCAACAATTGACGACATTCTGGATTTATCTATTGAAGACCTGTTAGAACGTC
This genomic stretch from Candidatus Bathyarchaeota archaeon harbors:
- a CDS encoding 30S ribosomal protein S4, whose protein sequence is MGDPKRQRRKYVTPRYPWQKDVLDAELKLLGEYGLRNKRELWRHHTMLSKYRKNARTILAKPPEERAKLEKELLTKFYRLGIVSETATIDDILDLSIEDLLERRLQTIVFRNGLAKSLQQARQLITHGHIFVNGRKVTAPSYLVLRGEEASITYAPTSPVANPEHPIRKAIITPPKAEPTSRKIEEEVAV
- a CDS encoding 30S ribosomal protein S13, translated to MSEGFRHIIRIAGTDLDGSKKLAYGLSKIRGVDVNFALAITKVIGLDPDMRLGFLSDGEVQKIEGVLKDPVSYGIPAWMVNRPKDLDSGKNLHLTGSDLALRTKSDIDFMVKIRCWKGIRHSLGLKVRGQRTRTTGRGGRAVGVKKKGVVPAAAEGRKSE